The DNA sequence TCTGATAGATCGTGGTGGGCACGCCGGCCGCGAGGTCGAAGGTCCACTGCAGCGCCATGAACGCGTCGTGCCAGGTGGCGTCGACGGTGTTGTTGAGCGTGCCCGCTCGGACGGCGTTCCAGCCCGTCGAGTAGAGTACCTCGCGATATGCCGACGCAGGCGTGATCGGGGTCCACTCGCTGAAGAAGTTGGGACCCACCTGCGGCGACGAGACGCTCACGCTCGAGCAGGCGGCGTTGAAGGCGCCGTAGCCGCGGTCCTGACCCTGCGGGAACGAGTCGACCGCGTGGAAGAGGCGCGCTCCCGGATAGTTCGCGGTGCTCAGCACCACCCACTTCACCGTCGCGAAGCCGTCGCCCTGCACGTAGTAGACGGTCTGCGTCACCGTCACGGTGGCGCCGCCGGTGAGCACCGTCGTCACGCGCCACGGATCGGCGAGCGTGCCCGTGCCGAGCAGCCCCGTCTGCGACGAGACGCCGAACGTGTTCGCGCCGACGACGCCTCCGGTGGCGTTGCCCGAGAAGCCGTAGCTCGTCCCGTTGAAGAAGAGCGTGATGCCGGAGTCGGCCGCGGTGTCGCTGTTCGGATAGATCTGGCGGACGCCGTTCCAGCGGACCTGATGACGTCCGCCCTGCGTGTCGAGCAGGACGATCGTCATCGGGGTGCCCGGAATCGTCGTCGTCGCGGCGGACGCGCTCCCGAGCGAGAGCACGATCGCCAGGATGGCGAGCGCCAGGCGACGGCCGAGCGGGGCGAGCAATCGGCGATCGCGGGCGCGCGGGGCTGGGGTCCGGGGCTCCATGGAGGAAGGGGCTCCCCGCGCGAGCGGAGCGCCCCGGGCGGGAGTGCAAGGGCGGTTCCACCCGGCGAAGCCCGATCGCCCCGGCAACCCGGGATCTTCCGTCCGCCTGCGCCCGCGCCGGCGCTCGCCGGTAGGGGAAATCCCCTACGCGAGCCACATAGCCGGCCGTGTCACGCGAGCGCCGCCGGCCGACGGTTCCATGACGCTCAGGGCGGCTCCGCCATCTCCCACGTCCAGCCGTCGATCTCGGTGTCAACGGAAGGAAGCACGCGGACGAGGGCCGCGATCGTGCGCCGCGCGCCCCCCACCGTCCCCGTGCTGCGCACCGTGTAGCTCCGGCTGGTGGTCGTGCAATGCGGAAGGTCCTGACATTCGACGGGTCCGCGGGCTCGCGCCGCCGTGATCTCGCCGACGCGCGACGGGTCGGGCCAGACCGCGAACAGGACTTCGGGCGGCGCGGTGTTCGGGTTGACGCCGTCCTCGCCCGCCGCGGTGACGAACGGGCGCAGGCGCGCGAGCATGCGCTCGTCGATGCCGCGCACGAGCAAGAGCTCGCCGACCGTCGCGAGGGGGCGGTTGGCGGCCCCGCGCGGCGGCTGCTGTGCGCGGTACCACGCGCGCTCGGCGCCGTGCGGCCGCGCGACGTCGTCGGCGTCGGTCCAGTCGAGGATCGCGTCGGCGACGAGCGGATCGAGGCCCAGGCGCGACAGCAGCGCGGGCAGCGCGTCGGGCACCGCGTTGAGATCGAGGCGCCGCGCTTCGTCCACGACCTCGACCTGCACCGTGCCGGCGCCGAGCGCCTGCGGCTCGAGCGGAAGCGCCCAGGGCGAGGCGAGCGTGTCGGGCGCGCCCGCGGCCGACGCGTCGACCAGCGCGGCCCGCGCGGCTGCGACGCCGGAGCGGGCGAGGGCCTCGGCCTGCACGGTCGCGAGCGCATTCGCGGCCAGCCGGTCGCCGGTCGTGGCGGTGACGGCGAACCCGACGGCCACGACCGTCAGCACCGCGACCGCCATCGTCGCCGCGACCAGGGCGACACCGCGCTCACGCGGGCGGCGCATAGACGATCTCCACCAGCTCGGCCGCGTCGCCGCCGTCGCCCGAGGCCACGTGGACCCGGATCTCGAGCAAGCGCGGATGCGGCGTCGGCCGCACCTCGCGCACGAATCGCAGGTCGCCCGGGCGCTCGCCCTCCTCGCGACCGGGCGGCGGCGGGCGGAGTGTCGCTTCGGCCATGAGGGTCCGCGCCATGACGAGGGTCCGCGCGCGGCGCACGTCGTGATCGATCGTCGTCCCGCTCTGGACCATCAGCCGCTGGAGCGCGACGCCCGCCGTGGCGAGGACCGCGACCGCCACCACGACCTCGACGAGCGTGAAGCCGCGCCGCCGGGTCATTCGAGCCTGCCCGCCGCGACGAGGCGCGGGTTGCCGATCGTTCCCTGCAGGCGCAGCGTGCGTGTGCCCTGTGCGTCGGGCGCTGCGCCCGGCACGCCGTCGAACCAGCGGCGCAGCGTCGGCGGCATGGTGTGGCCGGGCGTGACGCTGAGGCGCAGGTCGAGCACGCTGTCGTTCGTCGGCGTGACGAAGCGGATGCTGCCGCGCCCGGTCGCGCGGAAGTCCTCGCTCGAGGCCTCGATCGTCTCGAGCTCGAAGCGGCGATCGGCGAGACGGCCGCGCAGGGTCGCGGCGTCGGCGCGGATCACGAGGTCCTCGAGTCCGCCGCCCGGGTGCCAGGCCGCGCCGCGGATCTCGAATGCTCCGTCGCCCGATGTCGGGTCGCGCCCCCCGACGCGAGCGTGCACGGCGCCGTTCACGCGCCCGTACGCGTCGACCCGCGGCGCGACGTACGGGATGCAGGTCGCGAGCTCGACGTCGGTGAGCACCACGCTGATCGGCGTCGTCGCGCCCTCGGCGCCGACCTCGATTTCGATCCGCCCCTGGCAGGTCGCGAGCGCGACCGACCACGGCCGCCCCGTGCGGTCGCGCCAGAGACCCAGCAGGGACGGGCGCAGTCGGAGCCAGTCGGCGTCGAACGCGTTCGAGCCGTCGGGACGCGTCAGGTGAACGTCGTCCAGGCGCAGGCCGTCCGGGCGCAGATGCGCGCTTGCGAACGAGACCTGCATCTGGTCCGGCAGCGGCACCCGGGCGACCATGGCGCGTACCACCGCCTCGGTGGGGAACGTGATCGCGACACCGGCGAGGAACGCGACGACGACGAGCCCGGCGATGGCGAGGCGGCGGCGCGTCACGGCGTGGGGCGGCGCTGCGTGGCTTCCAGCACGAGATCGAAGCGCGTCGCGTCGTCGGGGTGCTTGCGGAGGGCGAAGCGCGCGACGCCGATCGCCGGCTCCTCCGTTTCGAGCGCGTGCAGGAGGCCGACGGTGTCGGCCAGGGACGCGCCGGCGATCCGCAGGCTCACGCGGTCGTCGGTCGTGCTCCCGTCCGCCGCGGGCGTCATGGCCGCGATGCGCTCGCCGAGGCCGACTGCGTCGGCCGCGGCCTGCAGGCGCGCCAGCGTCGACGGCCTGCCGGCGGCGGCGCGGCCGTCCTGCCCGAGCGTCGCGGCGAGCCGGCGGACGGCGGCGAGCTCGCGCTCGAGCGCAACCACGCGAGCCCGGCGGGCGGCGAGGTCGGCGCGGACGGCGGCGACGGCGAGCAGCGCGGCGGAGCCCAGCGCGAGCGCAGCGGCGACCGCGAGCAGCCGCTGCTCGCGCTCGCTGCGTGTCGCGAGCCAGCCGCGCAGCTGCGCGGTCACGACGGCGCCCCCACGCTGGGTCCCCAGGTCGCCCGGAGCGCGAACTCGACGCCACGCCCGTCGACCGTCGCGCGCGAATCCTCGGCCGCGACGTCGCGCAGGCCCGGGGCCGCGGCGAGCGCCCGCTGCAGGACGTCGATCGCCTCGAAGCCCTCGGCACGGCCGTGCAGCCGCAGCACGTCGCCGTCGAGCGTCAGCTCGTCGAGGTCCAGGTGCACGCTCGCGGGGACGCGCTGGCTGAGCTCGCGCAGCAGCGCGAGCACGGCGCCGGGTCGGAGCCCCTGCGTGCCGGCGCCGACCGCCGCTTCGAGCTGCGCCCGGGGCGCGACGAGCCGCGTCCCCGCCGGCAACGCCGCGGCCGCCGTGGCCCGCGTGGCCTCGGCGAGCATCGCTTCGCGCCGACCCAGCCCCGCGCGCACGATGGCGAGGTCGGCGACCGCGACGAGCGCCGCCGCTGCGGCGAGGCCGACCACGCGGCGCCGATGCGCCGCCGGCGCCGGGGCGGTGCGCGCGGCGTCGAGCGTGAGGCTCGGCCCGGCGGCGAGCCCCGCCGCGAGGGCGCAGGCGCCGAGGGAGGGATCGCGCCACGACGCCGCCCGATCGATCGGCTCGGCGTCGAGGCGCGCGGCGAGCTCGCTGGTCGCGTCCGGACCGGCCAGCACGATGGTGGTGGCGCCGCCCATCGCGTCGAGGGTCCAGCGGACCTCGGCAACGAATCCGTCGAGATCGCCCGGGCTGGCGCCGAGCGCCCGCAGGCCGGCGAGCCGGCCGGCGCGCCGGACGCTCGCGGTGCTGCGCGCGCCGTCGGCCACCACGAGCGTGGCGTCCGCGAGGGTGACGAGGTTCCAGATGGGCAGCGGCGCGAGCGCGACCCGCTCGGGGACGAGCGCCGCGGCGGCGAGACGTGCTCGCAGCGCCGTGATCTCGTCCCTGCGAACGGCGGCGGCGATCACGGTCGTGCCCCGCGCGGTCGCTTCGATCGTATCGAAGCCGATGGCGACGTCGCCCGGATCGCTCGGCAGATGACCCACGAGCTCGAGCGGCACCGTCTCCCGCAGCCGCCGGCCGTCGCGGAACGGCAGGGAAAGGAGGCGATGCGCCGCCGCTGCGAGCGGCAGCGCGGTCAGGACCGACGCGGACGGATGCGCGTTCGCCAGGCGCCTGAGCGCGCGGCCGAGGTCGGCGTCGCTCGCGTACGGGATGCGCTCGAGCCGGACGAGCCGCGTCGCGCCGAAGCGCCGCCGCTCGGCGTGCGCCACGCGCAGCTCGCCGGGCGCCAGGTCGATGCCGAGGACGTGGCTCACGACTCGCGCCTGCCGCGTCCCGTCGGGATCGGCACGACGACGTCGAGCTCCTGGCCGTCGTCGAGCGTGAGCGCGACGCGCGCGGCGCGCGGGGGCTCGCGGCCCGTCCAGACGGATTTCCACTCCGTCCCGTCGAGGACCCGGACGTCGAGCGCGCTGACGCCGGGCGCGAGCGCGACTACCGGGGCGAGTGGCGCGTCCGGGGCGGCGAAGCGCGGCTCTGCCCGGCGCGCGAGCGCGCCGTCCTGCACGAAGTAGGTGAGATGCGCGCCCGGCTCGGCGCCTCCCGTGAAGCGCAGGGTCGGGGGCGTGGCCGAGACGGAGAACCCTTCCGGCAGCGCCGCGGCGAGCTCGCGCTCCAGGTGCAGAAGGGCGGTGCGCGCCGTCGTCGTGCGGTCCAGGGTCTCGGTCGCTGCGGCGCGCGCGTGCAGGCTCGCCGTCACGGTGCCGGCGAGCGCCGCCATGACGAGCGCCGTCACGCCGAGGGCGACGACGACCTCGACGAGGGTGAAGCCGCGCCGGCTCATGCGCCGTCCTCGCGCACGACCCGCGCGCGCCCGAGCCCGGCCGGCAGCAGCACGATCGCGCGCGCGCCGCCATCGCCCGCGAGCGTCACGCGGACCGGGAGTGCGTCGCCGTCGGCGCCGAGCTCGACGCCGCCGCCACGTCGCACCATCCCGCCGACCTCGATCGCCGCGACGTGGACGCCGGCCGTCATGGCGTCAACGGCGACCCGCTGCGGGCGCCCGCCGAAGATCGCGCGCTCGCGCGCCTCCGAGAGTCGCTCCGCCAGCCGCGACGCGGCGGCTTCGACGCGGAGCTCGGCGCCGCCCGGCAGGCGCGGCAGGACGATCGCGGCCGCGAGCCCGACGATGGTGACCACCGCCAGCACCTCGACGAGCGTGAGCCCCGGGCCCCTTGGACGATCACCGCTCGCGCGCATCGATGTCTCCGGCGAGGCCGTCACCGCCCTCGACCCCGTCGGATCCGAGGGACCTCAACGCATAGCGCTGCGGCGTCGCGAGCACGTAGACGAACGCGTTGCCCCATGGGTCGAGCGGAACGCGCGGGAGGTAGCCCTCGCTGCGCCAGGCTCTCGGGATGGGTGGCGCCGTCGGGCGCGTCACGAGGGCCTCCAGCCCCTGTTCGGTCGTGGGGTAGGTGCCGTTGTCGAGGCGGTAGAGGTTCAAGGCCTGCTCGATGCTCTTCATGTTGGCGATCGCGCTCGTGACGCGCGCCTCGTCGGTGCGGCCCATGATGCGCGGCGCGACGATGGTGACGAGGAGCCCCAGGATGAACACGACCACCATGATCTCGAGGAGCGTGTAGCCCTGCGCGCCCGGTCGCGTGCTCACGGGCGCGCTCCGAGCGGATTGAGGGTCAGGATCGGCACCAGGATCGCGAGCACGAGGAAGAGCACCGCGCCGCCCATGATCAGCACGAGCGCCGGCTCGATGAGGCCCGTGGCGGTCTCGAGCGCGCGCTCGACGTCGGCGTCCGCAGCCCCCGCCGCGCGCTCGAACGCCTCGGCGAGCGTGCCCGTACGCTCGGCGGTGGCGATCAGCCGGCACACGCTCGGCGCGAAGAGCCCCTGGGTGCGCAGCACCGCCGCGAGGCCGTCGCCGCGCCGAACCGCTTCGCGCGCGAGCTGCAGCGCGTCCCGCATGCGCGCGTTGCCGGCGGTGGTGGCGGCCATGTCGAGCCCGGCGTCGAGGGCGAGCCCGCTCCCCAGCACCGTCGCCAGCGTGCGCGCGACCCGCGCCGTGGCCGCGGTCGTGACGATGCGCCCGACCACCGGCAGGCGCGCGAGCAGCCGATCGACCGCCGCCCGACCCGCCGCCGTCGCGTACCACCGCGGCGCGAGGACCGCGGCGGCCACGATCGCGAGCGCCCACAGCCACCACGTCCAGGCGAGGAACGCGGCCCCGGCGACCAGCAGGCGCGTCGCGAGCGGCAGCGTCGTTCCGGTTTCCGCCAGCAGGCGCGTCACCTGCGGGACGACCCAGACCAGGAGAAAGGAGAGCACCAGCACCGTCGTCGCCGTCATGACGGCGGGATAGGCGAGGGCCGCGCGGACGCGCGCCCGCCGGGCCGCGGACGCCTCGGTGTCGGCCGCGAGGCGGCCCAGCACGGGCGCGAGCGCGCCGCTCGCCTCGCCGACGCGCACGAGCTCGCGGTAGAGGGGCGGGAAGACGCGCGGGCTCGCGCCGAGCGCGTCGGCGAGCGACGTGCCTTCGCGCAGCCGCGCGCGCGCGACCGTGAGCGCGCGGCGCAGCGCGGGTCCGCTCGACTCCTCGGCGAGGCTCTCGAGCGCCTCGGCGACCGGGACGCCGGCGCCGACGAGCGATGCCAGCTGGCGCGTCGCGGCGGCGAGCTCGCGCGCGTCGGCGCGCCCGTTCTCACCGGCGGCCTCGCTCGCGGTCGTGAGCTCGATCGGGAAGACCCCGCGCGCGCGGAGCTGCTGCCATGCGCCGCGTACGCTCTCGGCGTCGACGACGCCGTGCTCGGCGCGGCCGGCCGTGGTCCGCGCCCGATACGCGAACACCGGCATCAGCCGTCCTCCTGCGTCACGCGCACGACCTCGGCCTCGGTCGTGACGCCCGCCGCCGCCTTGGCGAGGCCGTCGGCGCGCAGCGGCACCATGCCGCCGGCGACGGCCGCGGCGTGGATCGACGCGGCGTCGGCGCGCTCCATGATCCGCGCCCGCACCGCGTCGTCGACGATGGCGAGCTCGTGGATGCCGGTGCGGCCGCGGAGCCCCGTGCCGCGACAGCGCGCGCATCCCCCGCCGCCGCAGGGCTCGCAGCGCCGCCGCACGAGGCGTTGCGCCAGCACGGCCACGACCGACGACGCGATGAGATACGGCTCGACGCCCATGTCGAGGAGCCGCGTGACGGCGGTGGCGGCGTCGTTCGTGTGCAGCGTCGCGAACACGAGATGCCCCGTGAGCGCCGCCTGGAGCGCGACGTCGGCCGTCTCCCGGTCGCGGATCTCACCCACCAGGATCACGTCCGGATCCTGCCGCAGGATGGCCCGCAGCCCCGCCGCGAAGCCGAGCCCGATGCGCGGGTGCACCTGCATCTGGGCAATGCCGGGGAGCTGGTACTCGATCGGATCCTCGATCGTCATGACGTTGCGCGACCCGTCGGCGAGCCGGCGTAGCGCCGCGTAGAGCGTCGTCGTCTTGCCGCTGCCGGTGGGCCCGGTCACGAGGAAGATGCCGTGCGTGCGGGCGAGCAGCGGGGCCACGCGCGCGCCGATCGCCGGCACGAGGCCGAGGGCATCGAGCGGCAGCATGGCGCTGGAGCGGTCGAGGAGTCGCAGCACCACGCGCTCGCCGAACGCGGTCGGGACGACGGACACGCGCACGTCGACGTCGCGACCGCCGACGCGCACCGCGACGCGGCCGTCCTGCGGCAGACGGCGCTCGGCGACGTCGAGGCCGGCCATGATCTTCACGCGCGAGGCGAGCACGGGCCCGAGGCGCGCCGGCGGCGCCAGCACGTCGTGGAGGACGCCGTCGACGCGGAAGCGCACCGCGAGGCTGCGCTCGTAGGGCTCGACGTGCACGTCGCTCGCTCCCGCCTTCACGGCCTCCGTCAGGAGCGCGTTCGCGAGCCGGATCACCGGTGCCTCGTCGTCGGCGTCGAGCAGGTCGGGGCGCTCGGCGAGCGCCTCCAGATCCTCGCTCCCGAGATCGAGCTCCTGCCGGAGCGCGGCGGCGGCCGAGTCCTCGCCGCGCGCGGCGTCGTCGTACGCGCGCGCGATGGCTTCGCGCAGCGCCGCCGCCGGCACCACGAGCGGGCGGACCGCGCGCCGGTAGACGAAGCGCAGGTCGTCGAGGGGTGCGAGCGCGCAGGGATCGGCCACCGCCACCTCGAGTGCATCGGCGTCGTCGCGCAGCGGCAGCACCAGGTGGCGGCGCGCGTACTGCATCGGGAGCGGCGCCAGCAGCTCGCGCGTGGGAAGGGCGGGGATCGTTCGCGTGAAGGGAAGGCCGAGCGTGGCGGCGACCTCGCGCGCGTCGGTCACTGCGGGCTCTCCGGCGGCGCCTCCCAATGCCGGTCCTTCACGGCCGGACTGTCGCGCAGCGCGCGCGGCAGCCGCGCGCGCACGGCGGCCGACTCGGCCGCCATCTGCGTGTCGGAGCCGATCACGTGCGGCGTCAGGAACGCCAGCAGGTTCGTCTTCACGTGCCGGTCGTCGTTGCGCCGGAAGAGGAAGCCGAGCACGGGCACGTCGGCCAGATACGGGACGCCGCGCTCGATCGAGCGCAGCGTGTCGGCGAGCAGGCCGCCGATCACGATCGTCTGCCCGTTGCGCGCCGCGACGACCGTGCTCGCCGAGCGCACGGTCGTCGTCGGGCCGACCTGGTTCGGGTCGCCGGTGTCGATCGCGGTGGGGTCGATGTCGGACACCTCTTCGAAGAGCGTCAGTCGCACGTAGTCGTCGGCGATGATCTGCGGCGTCATGCGCAGCGTGATGCCGACGTCGTGGCGCTCGATGGTCGTGAAGAGGTTCGAGAGGTTCGAGCTCGAGGTGGCCCGGCTCGCGATGAAGGGCACGTTGCGCCCGACCACGATCTCGGCCTCCTCGTTGTCGGTCGTGACGACGTTCGGGGCCGAGAGGACGTTGACGTCGTTCTCCTGCTGGAGGGCCGTGAGCAGCAGCGTGTACGCTGGCACCTCCTGTCCCGACGGCAGCGTCACCATGTGGTTGCTCGCGGCGGCGAGGATCAGGCCGGGGAGCGAGGTCGGGTTCGCGGCCGCCGATGCGATCGAGCCGAAATTGAGCTGGCCGATCCCGGTGTTGCTCGCGCTGGCGCCCGCGCCCTGGAATTCGATGCCGAGCGCGCGCAGCTTGTCGGCCGTCACCTCGAGGATGATCGCCTCGACGAACACCTGCCGGCGCCGCATGTCGAGCTGCGCGATGACGTTCGCGAGCGTGCGCCAGTCCGACGGTGTCGCCGAGACGATGAGGGAGTTGGTCGCCGGATCGGCCGTCACGCGGACGGGCGCCTCGAGCGCGATCGTCGATGCGCTGCCCGTCGTCGCCGGCTCGGCGTGGATCTGCGTCGGCGGCTCGCCCGACTCGCCGTCGTAGCCGAGGGGCGGCATCGTCGGGCGGTCGTTGCGGCGCGAGAAGGAGCTGCCCTGCGGGCGGCGCTCGGGCTCGGGCGGGACGGGCAGACCCAGGAGCTGTGCCAGGACGCGCACGAGGCTCGACGAATCGGCATTCTTCAATCGGTAGACGTGCACGGTCGACGCGGCCGGCAGCGGCTCGACGTCGAGCCGGCGCGCGATGGTTCGCGCGCGCGCGATCTGATCGGGCGCGCCGGACAGGACGAGGCTGTTCGTGCGCGGCTCGGCGACGACCTTCATGGGCGCGGGGCCGCCCGGGTCGCCGGCGAGCGCGTCGCGCAGGCGCTTGGCGATCTCCTCGGCGGGCGCGAAGCGCAGCGGCAGGGTGTCGGACGCGTCCGCCGAGCCCTCCTGGTCGAGCTCGTGGGCGAGCATGGCGAGCCGCTCGACGTTGCCCGCCGTGTCGACGACGACCAGACGGTTCGTCGCCGGGTGCGCCGTCAGCACGCCGTCCTTGGAGACGAGGGGCTGCAGGACGGGCACGAGCGCCGCCGCATCGGCGTGCGTGAGCGGCACGATGCGGGTCGTGATTTCGCCGCCCCCGCTGCCCGCTTGCACGGCGTCGCGCGCCGGCATGATCTTGGTGAAGCTTCCGGACTGGATGGTCGCGAAGCCCTTCACCTGCAGCACCGACTGGAACACGAGCCAGGCCTCGTCGGGCGTGAGGCGCGTCGGTGAGATGACGGTCACCTTGCCGTGTACGCGCTCGTCGACGATGAAGTTCCGTCCCGTGACCTCGCTCACGAACTTGGTCAGCACGGGGATCTCGACGTCCTGGAAGTTGAAGGCCACGGTCGCGTCGTCGCCGGTGGTCGCGGCGCGCGCGACCGTCACGAGGAGGGCGAGACAGAGGGCGGCCAGGCGAGGCGTCATCGCAGGTCGTAGACGAGGGTGCGGCGCTCCTTGCCGCGCCGGATGTCGAGCGCCACGCGCGGCTCGGTGCGCAGGCGCTGCAGGAAGGCGAGCAGCGTCGCCGGATCCGAGGCGGCCTGCCCGTTCACGCGCTGCACGACGTCGCCGTCCTGGAGGCCGAGCCGCCGGAAGATGCTGTCGTCCTTGATCTGGAAGAGCCGGAAGCCGGCGGGGCGGCCTTCCTCCACCTCGGCGACGGCGCGGAGCTGCGTCATGAGGCCGCTCATGTCGTCGGCCGCGCCTGCCAGCTCGCGACGGTCGACGACGAACGCGTTGGCCGCGGTCTGTCGCACGAGCGCCGCGCTCAGGGGAGCGGGCTCCCGGGGCGCCGGGTCGGGTGTCGTCCCATCGTCGGCGCGGGGTGCGGCCGCGAGCTCGATCGTCGTCTCGCCGCCGGGCGTCGCGAGCACGAGGTGATCCCACGCGATGCTCGCGACGCGGCCCTCGCCGAGCGTGTCGCCGACGCGCACGAGGTCCTGGCGGTGCGTCGTCAGGTCCTCGACGGCCGCGCGCGCCTCGCCCGCCTGGAAGCCCACGCCGACCAGACGGATCGTGGCGCCGCCGCGCCCCGTCCCGGTCGCCTGCGCGTTGAAGAGGTCGCGCGCGGCAATGGGAGCGTAGGCGTCGATCGGCTCCACCGGCGCACGGCTTGCCGCGGGCGACGGCGGCTCGGGCGGCAGCGGGTCGACCGCGGCTCGCAGCGCGGCGCTCACGCCGTACGCCGCGAGACCGGCGACGACGAGCAGCAACGCGAGCTCGAGCCCGCGACGCCCGTGCCACGAACGATGCATGGTGGGGAGGGGCCGTCATACTGCCGTCGCTCCGGGCCTGCAATCGTCTTCACATGCACAGGACGCCGGCGCCGGCCTTGCCGGCGGCGACGAGCTGGTACTTCTCGAAGAAGCCGCCGTCGATCGCGCGGCCGAGCGGGCTCGCCTTCGGCGACCGGTAGCGTCGATGCGCGCCGGGGCCGCCGTTGTACGCCGAGTACGTCGCGCGCGCGGCATTGGCGAGCACCGTCCCGCCCTCCCTGGCGCCGAAGCGGTCCAGGAGCTGCACCAGGATCTCGGCGCCGGCGGCGGCGTTGTAGACCGCGTCCCATTCGAGCTTGCGGACGTCGAAGAAGCCGCGCCACACGCGCCGGTTCACCTGCATGATGCCGACGTCGCCGGTTGCCGAGAGAAGAAAGGTGACCGTGCCGCCCCGGTCCACGAACTGGCGCCAGCAGCTCTCCTGCCAGGCGACGGCGGGGACGAGGCTTCGATACACGGGCCCGAAGCGCGCGGCGACGCGGCTCTCGCGGTGCGCCGCGACGGTCGCGAGCATCTGATCCACGACGCCACGGTAGTCGTCGAGCTCGGTGTCGCCGGGCACCCAGCGATCGAGGCGACGGGAGATGGCGGCGAGATCGACCGTCGCCGCCTCGGCCGCGGCCGGACTCCAGAGCCAGGAGAGCGGCAGGGTCGTCGGGGGCACGGTCGTGGTCGGCACGGTGGTCGTCGACCCGGTCGTCGTCGGCGGCGACGGGGCGAGGTCGGTGGCCGGGTCCTGGAAGCCGAAGAGCTTCCGCAGCTCGGGATCGGGCGCGTCCGACACCGCGATCGGATCCCCTGTCCGCTCGGGGTCGAGCACGCGCGCGAGCCGCCGCAGACCGTCCGCCGAGATCTCGAGGCCGAGACCTGGACCCGCCTGGTCGAGGGCCGCCAGGGCGTCGCCGGCGGCGAGGAAGGTGACGAAGCGGTATGCGCGATCGCCGAGCTCGCCCTGGCGCACCGCGCGTCGCGTCTGGACGCGCAGCCGATCCCACGACGAGAGGAAGAGATTCCGCACCGGGTCGGTTCCGGGAACGGGGCCCTGGCGCAGCGTCTCGACCAGCTCGCGCCGGCCGTCGAGCAGGATCGCGAGCAGCTCGCTGCGAGCGCCCTGGTCGGCGCTCGCAGCGCCGAGCGTCTTCACGGCGAAGGCGAGGAAGGCATCCCAGCGGTCGATGCGATCGTCCCAGCGCTTGGCCTCGTCCTCCGAGAGCGCGGGCTCGGCGGCCGCCGGCGAGCCCGCGACCTCGGGCACGTCCATCGCGATGCGGACGCGGACGCCTTCGTCGGCGGCGGCGGTCTCGATCGGACGCAGCGTCGCGATCGCCGCCAGCGCCGGCGCGGCGC is a window from the Candidatus Eisenbacteria bacterium genome containing:
- the gspD gene encoding type II secretion system secretin GspD encodes the protein MTPRLAALCLALLVTVARAATTGDDATVAFNFQDVEIPVLTKFVSEVTGRNFIVDERVHGKVTVISPTRLTPDEAWLVFQSVLQVKGFATIQSGSFTKIMPARDAVQAGSGGGEITTRIVPLTHADAAALVPVLQPLVSKDGVLTAHPATNRLVVVDTAGNVERLAMLAHELDQEGSADASDTLPLRFAPAEEIAKRLRDALAGDPGGPAPMKVVAEPRTNSLVLSGAPDQIARARTIARRLDVEPLPAASTVHVYRLKNADSSSLVRVLAQLLGLPVPPEPERRPQGSSFSRRNDRPTMPPLGYDGESGEPPTQIHAEPATTGSASTIALEAPVRVTADPATNSLIVSATPSDWRTLANVIAQLDMRRRQVFVEAIILEVTADKLRALGIEFQGAGASASNTGIGQLNFGSIASAAANPTSLPGLILAAASNHMVTLPSGQEVPAYTLLLTALQQENDVNVLSAPNVVTTDNEEAEIVVGRNVPFIASRATSSSNLSNLFTTIERHDVGITLRMTPQIIADDYVRLTLFEEVSDIDPTAIDTGDPNQVGPTTTVRSASTVVAARNGQTIVIGGLLADTLRSIERGVPYLADVPVLGFLFRRNDDRHVKTNLLAFLTPHVIGSDTQMAAESAAVRARLPRALRDSPAVKDRHWEAPPESPQ
- a CDS encoding lytic transglycosylase domain-containing protein, yielding MRVVVGIVLGLIAAATASATTRTVAFPLVVDYPILEAALRRDLGMREGASLDLWGTPGDCHWAVVDDLALGGAGGKIRVTTRGSAVVGFRLLWFCVSPLAWQGALDLTMRPEVGADWQLRFTSLEIEARDADGRPDRMTNSALQLARGRLEERLRAFHFDLAPPAEEAQALLRASAPPDRAAPALAAIATLRPIETAAADEGVRVRIAMDVPEVAGSPAAAEPALSEDEAKRWDDRIDRWDAFLAFAVKTLGAASADQGARSELLAILLDGRRELVETLRQGPVPGTDPVRNLFLSSWDRLRVQTRRAVRQGELGDRAYRFVTFLAAGDALAALDQAGPGLGLEISADGLRRLARVLDPERTGDPIAVSDAPDPELRKLFGFQDPATDLAPSPPTTTGSTTTVPTTTVPPTTLPLSWLWSPAAAEAATVDLAAISRRLDRWVPGDTELDDYRGVVDQMLATVAAHRESRVAARFGPVYRSLVPAVAWQESCWRQFVDRGGTVTFLLSATGDVGIMQVNRRVWRGFFDVRKLEWDAVYNAAAGAEILVQLLDRFGAREGGTVLANAARATYSAYNGGPGAHRRYRSPKASPLGRAIDGGFFEKYQLVAAGKAGAGVLCM
- a CDS encoding ATPase, T2SS/T4P/T4SS family — protein: MTDAREVAATLGLPFTRTIPALPTRELLAPLPMQYARRHLVLPLRDDADALEVAVADPCALAPLDDLRFVYRRAVRPLVVPAAALREAIARAYDDAARGEDSAAAALRQELDLGSEDLEALAERPDLLDADDEAPVIRLANALLTEAVKAGASDVHVEPYERSLAVRFRVDGVLHDVLAPPARLGPVLASRVKIMAGLDVAERRLPQDGRVAVRVGGRDVDVRVSVVPTAFGERVVLRLLDRSSAMLPLDALGLVPAIGARVAPLLARTHGIFLVTGPTGSGKTTTLYAALRRLADGSRNVMTIEDPIEYQLPGIAQMQVHPRIGLGFAAGLRAILRQDPDVILVGEIRDRETADVALQAALTGHLVFATLHTNDAATAVTRLLDMGVEPYLIASSVVAVLAQRLVRRRCEPCGGGGCARCRGTGLRGRTGIHELAIVDDAVRARIMERADAASIHAAAVAGGMVPLRADGLAKAAAGVTTEAEVVRVTQEDG